In Ptychodera flava strain L36383 chromosome 21, AS_Pfla_20210202, whole genome shotgun sequence, a genomic segment contains:
- the LOC139120927 gene encoding crystal protein-like, producing MSPSFLILTLLTFAATSFMHVVRADGPLVHTKYGAVRGVYVDGASVFYGIPYAKPPTGTRRWQDAQPIDSWSPKILQATTPPPACPQNCVLPPGMCVNKTDEDCLFMTIHAPLTAKPSSSLPVMAYIFGGNYIQGSGYNLLQDGRYLVNYTNVILAEFNYRIGALGFLVTGEGEGAATGNYAIRDQRFALQWIRENIAAFGGDPNSVTIFGESSGAESVSIHLISEKSSDLFNRAIIQSHPFGLPYRRFADAVVLGAIFAKHLNCSPGDTECMKTKTVEEILQAQTESATKIINPLRLLELFQAWGPLVGGSDLPKQPVDSFAAGEYNKKPVMIGSTSDEGRLDLFEAYTSAMSKTQYYETIIADFRLRAIEVLAKFPPSDSKDQRDLLSLIGHQYMFFCPERIAARGISTHSGDVYMYVFNHTISFDAWGANYSFCVGHPCHGSELPFLFHSAPLGGFKFTKGEEVLSRSLMTYWTNFASTGDPNKRGEKKNSERGDFIEWPKYDNSTNWQYLHFLTPNRIGKNYLDHECNFWDFIRYYP from the exons ATGTCTCCATCATTTCTGATATTAACCCTTCTGACGTTCGCCGCCACGTCTTTCATGCACGTCGTTCGTGCAGACGGCCCGTTGGTGCATACAAAGTACGGTGCAGTCCGCGGCGTTTACGTTGACGGAGCGAGCGTTTTCTACGGAATTCCGTATGCGAAACCGCCTACCGGGACACGGAGATGGCAGGACGCCCAGCCGATAGATAGTTGGAGTCCAAAGATCCTACAAGCGACAACACCACCTCCAGCATGCCCTCAAAACTGTGTCCTACCACCGGGAATGTGCGTCAACAAG ACCGACGAGGATTGTTTGTTTATGACAATACACGCTCCTCTGACAGCGAAGCCTTCCTCCAGCTTACCGGTGATGGCGTACATATTCGGCGGTAACTACATACAAGGCAGCGGCTACAACCTTCTCCAGGATGGTCGTTATCTTGTCAACTACACAAACGTCATACTTGCAGAGTTCAACTACAGAATCG GTGCTCTCGGATTTCTCGTCACTGGAGAGGGAGAGGGCGCCGCCACAGGTAATTATGCGATACGTGACCAACGTTTTGCCTTGCAATGGATAAGGGAGAACATTGCAGCCTTTGGCGGGGATCCGAATTCG GTAACTATATTCGGAGAAAGCTCCGGGGCGGAATCGGTTTCCATCCATTTGATATCAGAGAAAAGTAGTGATCTTTTCAATCGAGCCATCATACAAAGCCACCCGTTCGGACTGCCATATCGAAGGTTTGCTGATGCTGTAGTCCTTGGTGCAATATTTGCCAAACACCTCAACTGTTCTCCAGGCGACACAGAATGCATGAAGACCAAAACCGTGGAAGAAATTCTCCAGGCTCAAACTGAATCCGCTACCAAGATAATTAACCCGCTGAGGCTACTGGAACTGTTTCAGGCGTGGGGACCGTTGGTAGGGGGAAGCGACCTACCAAAGCAACCTGTCGATTCGTTCGCCGCCGGCGAGTACAACAAGAAACCGGTGATGATCGGTTCAACGTCAGACGAAGGGCGGCTTGATCTATTTGAAGCTTACACTAGTGCCATGTCAAAGACACAGTACTACGAAACCATCATCGCTGATTTTCGGCTACGTGCCATCGAAGTTTTGGCCAAGTTTCCTCCGTCAGATAGCAAAGATCAACGTGATCTACTGTCCTTGATCGGCCACCAGTACATGTTTTTCTGCCCGGAAAGAATCGCTGCACGTGGCATATCGACACACAGTGGCGATGTCTACATGTATGTCTTCAACCATACGATATCCTTCGACGCCTGGGGTGCTAATTATTCATTCTGTGTTGGCCATCCATGTCACGGATCGGAACTTCCGTTTCTGTTCCATTCTGCTCCTCTCGGTGGCTTTAAATTCACCAAGGGGGAAGAGGTTCTCTCTCGTAGCTTGATGACGTACTGGACAAATTTTGCGAGCACAGGGGACCCTAACAAAcgaggagagaaaaaaaatagcgAACGAGGTGACTTCATCGAGTGGCCAAAATACGATAACTCCACAAACTGGCAATACCTACATTTTCTGACGCCAAATCGTATCGGGAAGAATTATTTGGATCATGAATGTAACTTTTGGGATTTTATAAGATATTATCCCTGA
- the LOC139120926 gene encoding cAMP-regulated D2 protein-like, which yields MYITTEVQIVRLIVTTAIFACLVRAFQTSQSSSPVVNTKNGKVEGLYLEEARVFYGVPYAQPPTGANRWKSPQAVQTWSPKVLQAKTPPPGCPQQCMNPPHVCPNKTNENCLFLNFFTPLDATSSSKLPVMVYIHGGNFRDGVGANDLQDGRYLANHTNTIVGSINYRVGALGFLVAGKGAEAARGNYGIEDQRMAFAWFKENIAAFGGDPDRITMFGQSAGAQSVGIHLTSEKSADVFDQAIVESNPLTLPFKTRIESVILGDYLATELNCSRGDITCLRSKDANDIVAAQQTVSSKIVNPFRLMELFEPWGPHLDDDNLKQQPVDAMARGDFQKKPIMIGTTSDEARVNLFMAYKTPMDKTQYYETIVADFPTHFIKILGKYPALTSGDQREILDFAGTAYIFLCPNRKVERGIARVQDNVWVYLFDHVLSFDAWGPQFAFCRNHSCHGAELPFVFHSAPLAGFHYTVDEEELSQSMIYYWTNFAHTGNPNNPPSSNTGAVRRRFIEWPQYNASESQYIHFKTPKTTINSNYRGNECDFWDSLNVYP from the exons ATGTATATCACAACGGAGGTACAGATAGTCCGCTTAATTGTAACGACTGCAATCTTTGCATGTCTGGTTCGTGCTTTTCAAACTTCTCAGTCAAGTAGCCCGGTCGTCAACACGAAAAATGGAAAAGTTGAGGGTTTATACTTAGAAGAAGCCCGAGTATTTTATGGTGTCCCTTACGCACAGCCACCTACCGGCGCAAATCGATGGAAGTCACCTCAGGCAGTTCAAACCTGGTCACCCAAAGTCCTGCAGGCGAAGACACCGCCCCCTGGCTGCCCTCAGCAGTGCATGAATCCACCCCATGTTTGTCCAAATAAG ACAAATGAAAACTGCCTGTTCCTGAATTTCTTTACTCCACTGGACGCAACATCATCTTCAAAGTTGCCAGTTATGGTATACATACATGGCGGCAACTTCCGTGATGGGGTCGGGGCAAACGATCTTCAAGATGGCCGATATTTAGCCAATCACACAAACACTATCGTTGGATCAATCAATTACAGAGTGG GCGCCCTAGGATTCCTGGTCGccgggaaaggtgcggaagcggCTCGGGGGAATTATGGGATAGAAGATCAACGAATGGCATTCGCCTGGTTCAAGGAGAACATAGCTGCATTCGGTGGCGACCCAGACAGG ATAACTATGTTTGGACAGAGTGCGGGTGCACAGTCCGTAGGAATTCATCTTACATCCGAGAAAAGCGCCGATGTATTCGACCAGGCCATCGTGGAGAGTAACCCCCTAACTTTGCCTTTCAAAACTCGCATTGAAAGTGTAATATTGGGTGACTATCTTGCGACGGAACTGAATTGCTCAAGAGGAGATATCACGTGCCTGCGCTCTAAAGATGCGAATGACATTGTAGCTGCCCAGCAAACTGTCAGCAGTAAAATCGTCAACCCGTTCCGACTGATGGAGTTATTCGAGCCGTGGGGACCGCATCTGGACGACGACAATCTAAAGCAACAACCAGTAGACGCAATGGCGAGAGGGgatttccaaaagaaaccaattATGATTGGAACGACTTCGGACGAAGCGAGAGTGAATTTATTCATGGCTTACAAAACGCCGATGGATAAAACTCAATATTACGAAACTATCGTGGCTGACTTTCCGACACATTTTATCAAGATACTCGGGAAGTACCCCGCGCTTACCTCTGGCGATCAACGCGAGATCCTCGACTTCGCTGGGACGGCTTACATTTTCCTCTGCCCAAACAGAAAGGTGGAACGTGGAATAGCCCGCGTTCAAGATAACGTTTGGGTTTACCTCTTCGACCACGTTCTCTCCTTTGACGCTTGGGGTCCCCAGTTTGCCTTCTGCAGGAACCACTCCTGTCACGGTGCCGAGTTGCCGTTTGTATTCCACTCGGCGCCACTGGCGGGATTCCACTACACCGTGGACGAGGAGGAACTGTCTCAAAGTATGATCTACTATTGGACAAACTTTGCACACACCGGCAACCCCAACAATCCGCCGTCGTCTAACACAGGAGCAGTGAGAAGGCGTTTCATCGAATGGCCCCAGTACAACGCCAGTGAATCGCAATACATACACTTCAAAACACCGAAAACTACTATAAATTCTAATTACAGAGGGAATGAATGCGACTTTTGGGACTCGCTCAATGTTTACCCTTGA
- the LOC139121197 gene encoding cAMP-regulated D2 protein-like has protein sequence MMIGLVALVFLSCVIGTSQLTDYKPIDLVNSDAPIVNTEYGKVRGVNLENANAFFGIPYADPPTGKYRWKPARQRTSWSPNILNATEDPAACPQSCFLPPHTCPNKTSEDCLSLTVFSPLTSTPASKFPVLVFFHGGNFRQGSGYSLLQDGRYIANKTNTIVVFVNYRLGALGFLVAGDGPDAAHGNYGILDQRFALEWIRDNIANFGGNPGKVTISGQSAGAQSVAIHLTSPKSDNLFHQAIMESNPFTLPFRTKSDSINQAKYFAEDLGCKAGDVDCMRAKPAEEVVDAQQNSSTKIVNVFRLLELFEPWGPYVDGIEIAQQSVDAFRQNAFQKKPILVGTTSDEARANLFVAIPKPMDKLQYYEYTVAIMLQHSLRVLLKYPPAKSGDQREELSEMGHPYLFVCPNRVVHRAVAAQKVPIWTYVFDHALSFDGWGPNFTFCDHHACHGSELPFVFHSVNLAGLHYSDAEKVLADSMVTYWGNFVHTGNPNSQGWEQNETNKGIKSLLDWPTYDEASARYMNFSTPQNKIGSQYMGKDCDFWDSLHAYP, from the exons ATGATGATAGGTCTGGTTGCGCTAGTCTTTCTGAGCTGTGTCATCGGGACTTCGCAACTAACTGATTACAAACCGATCGACTTGGTCAACAGCGATGCCCCGATAGTCAACACGGAGTATGGCAAGGTACGGGGTGTAAACTTGGAAAACGCTAACGCCTTCTTCGGTATCCCGTACGCCGATCCTCCGACTGGAAAGTACCGCTGGAAGCCGGCACGTCAACGAACTAGCTGGTCTCCGAACATCCTCAACGCAACAGAAGACCCCGCTGCCTGTCCTCAATCGTGTTTCTTACCTCCACATACGTGTCCCAATAAG ACTAGCGAGGACTGCCTGTCCCTCACCGTTTtctcacctttgacctcaacgCCGGCGTCAAAGTTCCCAGTGCTGGTGTTTTTCCATGGAGGGAATTTCCGTCAAGGCAGTGGCTACAGTCTTCTGCAAGATGGTCGATACATAGCTAACAAAACCAACACAATTGTTGTCTTCGTAAACTATAGGCTAG GTGCACTTGGTTTTCTTGTTGCTGGCGATGGTCCCGACGCTGCACATGGCAACTATGGAATTCTTGATCAACGATTTGCCTTGGAGTGGATTAGGGATAATATTGCCAACTTCGGTGGAAACCCTGGAAAG GTAACTATATCCGGGCAGAGCGCCGGTGCACAGAGTGTTGCCATACATTTGACGTCACCGAAGAGCGACAATCTTTTCCACCAGGCTATCATGGAGAGCAACCCGTTCACCCTGCCATTTCGCACCAAATCTGACTCAATCAACCAGGCCAAGTATTTCGCTGAAGATCTGGGCTGCAAGGCAGGCGATGTAGACTGCATGCGTGCAAAACCCGCCGAGGAGGTTGTGGACGCCCAGCAGAATTCCAGCACCAAGATCGTCAACGTCTTTCGTTTGCTGGAGCTGTTCGAGCCTTGGGGTCCCTACGTCGACGGAATCGAGATCGCCCAGCAGTCCGTAGACGCCTTCAGACAGAACGCCTTCCAGAAGAAACCAATACTCGTCGGGACAACTTCGGATGAAGCTCGCGCCAATTTGTTCGTCGCGATCCCCAAGCCAATGGATAAATTGCAGTACTACGAGTACACAGTCGCAATCATGCTCCAACATTCATTGCGTGTGCTGCTGAAGTACCCACCTGCTAAAAGCGGTGACCAACGCGAAGAACTGTCCGAAATGGGGCACCCTTACCTGTTCGTGTGTCCAAATCGCGTTGTACACAGAGCTGTCGCTGCCCAAAAGGTTCCCATCTGGACCTACGTATTTGACCATGCCCTTTCCTTTGATGGATGGGGTCCTAACTTCACCTTTTGTGACCACCATGCTTGTCACGGATCTGAGCTACCCTTCGTATTCCACTCCGTCAACTTGGCTGGTTTGCACTACAGCGATGCCGAAAAGGTGCTTGCCGACAGCATGGTCACATACTGGGGCAACTTTGTACACACAGGGAATCCAAATAGTCAAGGGTGGGAGCAGAACGAGACCAATAAAGGCATTAAGAGTTTACTTGATTGGCCAACCTACGACGAAGCGTCGGCTAGATACATGAACTTCTCAACgccacaaaacaaaataggaagTCAGTACATGGGGAAAGATTGCGACTTTTGGGACTCGCTCCATGCCTACCCGTAA